CTCCGTGAAGTTCAAAACCCTAGTACAATCCTTCATTTTCTCCCATTTATACCGCATTTTTCGCGCGCTAGCCAAGGCCAAATCTATCTTGTTTCAACTTGTCAAGAATGTACAATTAGTCCATCTTCTTGAATTTCCCACgatgaagaagaacaagaagtacAAGAACAACAAACTTTTTCTTGGCTCATTTAGGCTTCACTACAATTGGTGTTCTTCTCATGTAATGCCAGTGCCAGTTCCAACTGCACTTGAGGATTGTGCCACTGGCCATGTTTATTATGACTCTACGTGGAATTCTATTATTTCTACTGCTTGTGATGAATCAGAACTCTCTGGGTATCTTCAATGGCTTGAAGAGAAGGCTTGTgaggaaaataatgaaaataatacaAAGAATGGGAATGATATTGATAAGCTTGCTGATATGTTCATTGCAAATTGTCATGAAAGGTTCAGGTTGGAGAAAGTTGAATCTTATAGGAGATTTCAAGAAATGTTAGCTAGAAGTGTATGAGGCTAGCAAGTtctacataattttttttttgggggggggtgGGGTGgtggtggggtgggggtgggggtggatcatttttagataattaattttctttcctttttttctttataattttttctctttttctcaatttggaaggtggagttttttctttttcttttttctattagGTCTTGTGAGATAACAATAGGTAGTGAGTGGAATATGGAGTGAGATGGAAAATCTCACTTTGGATGCATGATTTGTTACATCATGAGATGAGATATATGAGGGTATGGAGAATTGTATATGATGGGGTCCTGGGAATTGTGCAATTCTTCTCTTTAATTTGACATATGTTAATTCCTTGAAATGTGAAATTTAGCTTTCTCTACTATTAACAACTTGTTGAATGAATCCCCGCCTCCACCTCTTATTtccttcttttctatttttttcttttcttatttatgtTTGGAACGCTTGATCTGTTTATATTATTTAATTGTTTAGTGGTATCGAAAGTTATTGGAAAGTTGAGGTTGTATTTTTCCCACAATAGTCTTATGCTGGATTACTTCTAATTCTTAAAGGCTGTAATAACAAGGATTCATGCAgtttaacaaatcaaaatcacTATTGAAAATATACCTAAAAAATTAAGGAGGTATCCTTAATTCCCGACATCATTGTTGAAACAATTATAGACACAactgaaaatgctaaattttggtAAAAGAGCAaggaacaaaaaaaaataaaaaaaataaatatacaaacaTAAAATAAGGTCCCTAAAAATTAGATTAGATTTTGGCTCATTAAAAATTCGTATGTGTGAACGTATTTCACTTTTCATTACCCAGATATTTAAAAATTGGATAGTGACATTGGTTTGATCTCTTGGCAAGCTCCTCTTTGTTTTTTTGGGCATCTTCTTATTTTTCAGTTCATAAGTTTCTCTGTTTTGTCTCTATTCCTGTGGGCCAAACTTTTGAAGCTTTTGACATTTGTGACATTACATTATGttaatgaaaataagagaattcTTTGTGCAATAAACTTTAGTTGTTGTTTTCTATATATGGTTTCATTATCTAATGAAATGCTATCAACGGTTTAAAAGTAATTAAACAGAAAGCAGTTCGGATAATCAAGATGTGTATTTAAtgagtttaatttttttatacCGATAGTTAAAAGAATTTTATCATACcgatatttgaaagaatttttacACTAT
This DNA window, taken from Nicotiana tabacum cultivar K326 chromosome 4, ASM71507v2, whole genome shotgun sequence, encodes the following:
- the LOC107787888 gene encoding uncharacterized protein LOC107787888; the protein is MAGPSHPKTLPSSSSTTTPSSSTLNSVKFKTLVQSFIFSHLYRIFRALAKAKSILFQLVKNVQLVHLLEFPTMKKNKKYKNNKLFLGSFRLHYNWCSSHVMPVPVPTALEDCATGHVYYDSTWNSIISTACDESELSGYLQWLEEKACEENNENNTKNGNDIDKLADMFIANCHERFRLEKVESYRRFQEMLARSV